The segment TAATTGGCTGTTTGAGCAGATTACGCCTGACAATTTAGTGAAAATTGATTATGATGGAAATGTCAAAGAAGCAGAACCTTTCGCATTTTTAAATAAAACAGGCTATGTCATTCATAGTGCTATTCATAGAGCACGACCTGAAGTCACTTGCGTCATGCACATGCATACAGTGGCAGGCATGGCGCTTTCTACGCTTGAATGTGGACTACTCCCTATCACTCAACATGCATGTCGATTTTACAATAGAATCGGCTACCACGATTTTAATGGTTTACTCTGTGATGTGAAAGATCAAGACAGGCTGGTCAAAGACTTAGCACATCATAAAGCCATGATCTTAAGAAACCATGGCTTAATTACAGTTGGACGAACCATTGGTGAAGCTTTTGGATTAATGCACTTTCTAGAAAGAGCCGCACAGGCACAACTTCAAGCCATGGCAACAGGTGCAAAACTCATTGTTCCACCACCTGAAATATGTGAAAAAACTGCCAGGCAACATGGTGATGACTATAGGGTAAACGGTGCACTTGAGTGGCATGCCTTAGTTAAGCGCCTCAGAGATGCTAAGAAATAGCCATCACCGTTTTTTTATATAAGCACTTCCTCAAGCTGAACACTAACCATGCCGATACCCTCTGTGAATAATTAATTTTATGCAGAGGGCATTTTCTCATGAGTCCTGAGAATGATTTACACTACGATGCAACAACAAGCCAAGTATATAAAATTTGGATAGTAAATATATTACTCAGCATCTGTACCTTGGGTCTTTATCGATTTTGGGGTAAAACAAGATTACGCCGCTACATGACAGCAGGCTTTATGCTCGATGGCGATCGATTCGAATACACAGGTGATGGCAAAGAACTATTTTGGGGATTTGTTAAAGCCACTTCTTTATTGCTGATTATTTCCCTTCCATTTTTCTGGGCGACAATGGAAGTTTCAAAAATGTCGCAAGAATTAGAACAAGGAATAGAGAATGAGTTCAAATCCAACACAGATCATAAACCACTCAGCACACCCTCAACCATAAGAGCAAAAAAAATATTAAGCTCTTTTACTACAGATACACAATCACATCCCACTACCAATAAAAGCAAACCCTCACAATCTATCAACAACACACCTGCTCAAGAAGAGATGAACGTGCTGCAGATTACAGCTATTCTTATCTATATCATTTATATCTTTTTCTTTATCACCTTTTTGCCGTTTGTCGCTGTATTTCAGGCTATCAAATATCGTGCATCCAGATTGCGTTATAGAGGTATTCGAGGGCATTTGATTGGGTCTAGTCTAAAATATGGCATCATAGGCTGCTGTCATACCTTACTGGTTATAGCAACGCTCGGATTATGGAAGCCCTTTGCCGATCTCAGACTACATCAATACAAAACAACGCATCTTTATTTTGGCAATCAGATTGCTACTTTCAAGCCACATTATTTCAAATTATTCTTTTATTATTTTGCCTTTTATATATGCTTTGTTGTCGGTATTTTATGTTTCCTTATACCTGAAGCAGTTGCATATCTTTCTCCTGACAATGTTCCAAGCGCTATTATGATATTTCCAATTATAGGCTTTATATTATTACCCATTGGTTTTTTCGGTCTATTTTTTGGATACCGTGCAGCACGTAACAGAATAAAATATAATTATCTTTCATTTGGAGATATAGGATTTGATTGCAGCATTACTGGTTGGCGATTGTTTAAACTGATGCTAGGAAATGGTGTAATCATTCTTTTCACACTTGGACTTGGATATCCATGGGCTATGCAACGCAGACAACGGTTTTTGGCAAAAAATATTAAAATAATAGGTGACTTAAAAAATTCAAGCATTCTACAAGCGCAAGGTGAAAAAGACAATTCTGGTGAAGGACTTTCTTCGTTTTTTGATATTCGTATAAGCTTATTATAATGAGTACGACACCGATTAAAGCACGATTTTTTGATGGCCAATCCATTAAGCCACAAGAAGCTAATATTAGTTTAAAAGCCGATATAATCCAGATCAGCCTGGAAGATAAAATCTATACATGGCCTTGCAAAGAGTTATTAATTATAGAACGACCTCACGAAGGCAAGGCAAGTGTCATTGGCTGTAAAAACATGATGGGTGCACGTATCATCATTGAAGATGATGCTTTTTATCGCACCTTAGAGCCTCTTGTGCCTGAAAGTAATATCAAACTCTCACATGTGCATCATCCATGGCGAAAAATAAGTATACTGCTCGTTGTTTTGGCAGCAATATTTGCTTTCGTTTTATTTGGCATCCCTTATTTTGCACCAAGCATTGCACGAATCATCCCGCATAAATGGGACAATGCTTTAGGCGCATTTTTTATTGCTGAAACACTCAAAGGTAGTAATTATTGCACACAAGAAGAAGGGAGTCAGGCCTTACAAAAAATTATCCATCGACTGACAGAACATCAATCCTTAGAACAAGCCTTTAATATAAAGGTTGTTGATATTCACGATATTAATGCCTTTGCGGCACCAGGATATCATATTATTATCTTAAAAGGATTGATTGATACCGCTAACACGCCTGAAGAGGTTGCGGGTGTGCTAGCGCATGAGATGTCACACAGCATTCAACATCATCCTACCGCGGGACTTATTTCCCAACTTGGTATTAAAATTATTGTTGCCTCTGCATTTAGCAGCTTCCCTGATTTAGGGTTATCGCTTGTCAATTTTAGCTATTCTCGACAGAAAGAATATGAGGCAGATGAAATAGGGGTTCGGATTTTGAATGAGGCGAACCTTGATGCAAGTGGCTTAGCAAAATTTTTCAATACCATTATACAACATGCCGGTGATTCAGATGAATTCAGTGTGTACTTATCAACGCACCCTTCGAGCAAAGATAGAATTGCCAGAGTAAAAGCGCTGAACAAAATTAAAAATGCTGAACCACTTTTAACTAAAAAAGAATGGCAAGATTTAAGGAATATTTGCAAAAAGAAAGAGAAGATTGAGTAGTGGCCGTTACTTGAATGCTACAGCACAATTGAATGAAACTAAACCGATAAGCGCAGCGAATCAATTTTCTTTCTTTGTTGTCAAAGAAAGAGGCACCTTTAGGTGCACAGAAGGATTTGGAAAATAATCTTTTAAAAAATCCATCTACTCGCTAAAGCGAGCGTCTTCCCTTGATACCAAGGGAAGAAAATCATTCACTTTGCTCATTGTTTTGAGATGGCACAGGCAACAACGCCCACGCCGCAAATACGAAGAGTGTAACTCACAGCAATTGTGGCATGGGCTAGGCGCCAAGCCTCGAACAACCGGAGTGTACACATAGTACATGAGGATTGTGAGATGGCGCAGGCAACAACGCCCACGCCACAAGTGCGAAGAGTTTAGTGATTGCAGCCTGGGCCGTGTACATGTCCATGATCGTGGTCATGGTCGTGATCATGGTCATGATCATGATGACCACCAAATTCATGGCTCAACCATTTCTCATATTTTTTGAAAAAACGCTCTTTTTTCAATTTAGACAAATTGTCAGCTAATAATTTATTGTTCAAAATATCAATCAAATGATAAAACTGATGAGCCAGTTCATTTTCAACATCTATTTCATGAGAAGCACCGGCTTCGTCTTGATATTTAACAGTGATGGATTGTGGTCTTGGCACAGAAATTTTAACCCCAGGGAATGATAAACATTCCATATCCACAATATCCATCTCACTTGCTTTTATAATCTCAGGATTGACCAAAAGCTTTGTACCTTGATTGTCTGCAAGTGTGACAACCATAAATCGCTTATTAATACCGACCTGGGGCGCAGCTAAGCCTTTGCCGGATACTATTTTTAAGATTTCTTTAATTTCATCATGGGTTTGTTGTAAGTTTTCACCAAATTCAGAAACAAGCTCATTTTTTCTCTTGAAAACAGGATCAGAATATAGATAAATTTTTAAATTGGTCTCAATGGCAGTCTCTGTCATGGTAAAAACCTCTGATATATTTAGATAATTAACTAACACAAGATGTAATAGGTGATGATAGCGATTTTTGAGGAGCTTGAACAGAGTCTGTAAATTAATTTAAAAAAAATAACCTAAAAATCGACTGTTATGGCTGTATACCCTGCTTTAGGAGAAAAATTGAATAACCTCTTCTTTGCGATTCATCGTATCTTTATAGCCTATGTTGATCAGCTCATGACAGAACTCAGCCTCAAACATTAAATAACTCATCAAATCAGATGATTGGCGATTAGAACCAAAACCTCCAAGCAGATAACGCAATAATCTCGGCAAAGAACGTACTTTTTCCATGGCAATTTGCCCCAAATCTGCCGAAGGTCTCAAATAGAGATATTCAATGTTCCTAAAAGGAATCTTTTGCTTCTCTTGATCAGATAAATTACTAATGTTTTTATTAATATAGTCCAATCTTTCCATGTCAATTTCAATGTTATCTATAAAAATGGAATTAAAGACGGTGCTTAAGATTTTTCCAAAAGAAACGCCATCTTGCAAAGATTCTTTCTTAGATTTTTGCAAATGCTCTTGCTTAGAGCCTACAATTAATATTTTATTTGCGCCCGTTGCAATGGTTGCCCTTAGAGGATAACTATTTCTCAAAGCACCATCACCATAAGGTATGTTTTCTAATTTTACAGGTGGAAAAAATAAAGGAATGGCAGTAGATGCCATA is part of the Candidatus Berkiella cookevillensis genome and harbors:
- a CDS encoding class II aldolase/adducin family protein, with amino-acid sequence MVQRSEHEQKARVDLADCYHIVDQFGWTDLIYTHISSRIQHEEGTLLINPYNWLFEQITPDNLVKIDYDGNVKEAEPFAFLNKTGYVIHSAIHRARPEVTCVMHMHTVAGMALSTLECGLLPITQHACRFYNRIGYHDFNGLLCDVKDQDRLVKDLAHHKAMILRNHGLITVGRTIGEAFGLMHFLERAAQAQLQAMATGAKLIVPPPEICEKTARQHGDDYRVNGALEWHALVKRLRDAKK
- the def gene encoding peptide deformylase, whose amino-acid sequence is MTETAIETNLKIYLYSDPVFKRKNELVSEFGENLQQTHDEIKEILKIVSGKGLAAPQVGINKRFMVVTLADNQGTKLLVNPEIIKASEMDIVDMECLSFPGVKISVPRPQSITVKYQDEAGASHEIDVENELAHQFYHLIDILNNKLLADNLSKLKKERFFKKYEKWLSHEFGGHHDHDHDHDHDHDHGHVHGPGCNH
- a CDS encoding patatin-like phospholipase family protein, producing the protein MSSKRAVFFTGGGARGAYQAGVIKAIAEITATHEIPVEVLSGVSSGSINAAFIASYSDFQLGVKKLLQVWSQINCGQVFEVGGYSLISSVCRTSVEIIMRNTPQEGHYLLNTHPLRYLIESNINFNAVNENIEKGLLETLIVTALNYETSETTSFFNTQKEIKSRNKFRYSTQKSLITSDHIMASTAIPLFFPPVKLENIPYGDGALRNSYPLRATIATGANKILIVGSKQEHLQKSKKESLQDGVSFGKILSTVFNSIFIDNIEIDMERLDYINKNISNLSDQEKQKIPFRNIEYLYLRPSADLGQIAMEKVRSLPRLLRYLLGGFGSNRQSSDLMSYLMFEAEFCHELINIGYKDTMNRKEEVIQFFS
- a CDS encoding YjgN family protein; the encoded protein is MSPENDLHYDATTSQVYKIWIVNILLSICTLGLYRFWGKTRLRRYMTAGFMLDGDRFEYTGDGKELFWGFVKATSLLLIISLPFFWATMEVSKMSQELEQGIENEFKSNTDHKPLSTPSTIRAKKILSSFTTDTQSHPTTNKSKPSQSINNTPAQEEMNVLQITAILIYIIYIFFFITFLPFVAVFQAIKYRASRLRYRGIRGHLIGSSLKYGIIGCCHTLLVIATLGLWKPFADLRLHQYKTTHLYFGNQIATFKPHYFKLFFYYFAFYICFVVGILCFLIPEAVAYLSPDNVPSAIMIFPIIGFILLPIGFFGLFFGYRAARNRIKYNYLSFGDIGFDCSITGWRLFKLMLGNGVIILFTLGLGYPWAMQRRQRFLAKNIKIIGDLKNSSILQAQGEKDNSGEGLSSFFDIRISLL
- a CDS encoding M48 family metallopeptidase produces the protein MSTTPIKARFFDGQSIKPQEANISLKADIIQISLEDKIYTWPCKELLIIERPHEGKASVIGCKNMMGARIIIEDDAFYRTLEPLVPESNIKLSHVHHPWRKISILLVVLAAIFAFVLFGIPYFAPSIARIIPHKWDNALGAFFIAETLKGSNYCTQEEGSQALQKIIHRLTEHQSLEQAFNIKVVDIHDINAFAAPGYHIIILKGLIDTANTPEEVAGVLAHEMSHSIQHHPTAGLISQLGIKIIVASAFSSFPDLGLSLVNFSYSRQKEYEADEIGVRILNEANLDASGLAKFFNTIIQHAGDSDEFSVYLSTHPSSKDRIARVKALNKIKNAEPLLTKKEWQDLRNICKKKEKIE